The Metabacillus sediminilitoris genome window below encodes:
- a CDS encoding molybdenum cofactor biosynthesis protein MoaE — MDKSLFEIVNKPISIEAITKKVIRNEAGAVTTFVGTVREFTYGKRTLSLEYQAYEKMAVKMLEQIGKEINEKWKDAKVAITHRVGKLAISEIAVVIAVSTPHRKDAYEANEYAIERIKQIVPIWKKEIWEDGESWIGDQLEKIPYPEGKPLKGM, encoded by the coding sequence TTGGATAAGTCGTTGTTTGAGATTGTAAATAAACCAATATCAATAGAAGCTATAACAAAAAAAGTCATCCGAAATGAAGCTGGAGCAGTTACTACTTTTGTTGGAACTGTTCGAGAATTTACGTATGGTAAGAGAACATTATCGCTAGAATACCAAGCGTATGAAAAGATGGCTGTAAAAATGCTGGAACAGATTGGTAAAGAAATAAACGAAAAATGGAAGGATGCGAAGGTAGCGATAACACACCGAGTCGGCAAATTAGCAATCTCTGAAATTGCTGTTGTTATTGCGGTTTCCACTCCTCATCGTAAAGATGCTTATGAGGCGAATGAATATGCAATCGAACGGATCAAACAAATTGTTCCAATCTGGAAAAAAGAGATCTGGGAAGACGGTGAATCATGGATCGGTGATCAATTAGAAAAAATACCATATCCAGAAGGAAAACCATTGAAAGGAATGTGA
- a CDS encoding peroxiredoxin, with protein MAERMVGKQAPRFEMDAVFTNKEFGKVSLEENMKNDKWTVLFFYPMDFTFVCPTEITAMSDRYDEFEDLDAEVIGVSTDTIHTHLAWIKTDRKDNGLGDLKYPLAADTNHVVSREYGVLIEEEGVALRGLFIINPEGELQYAVVNHNNIGRSVDETLRVLQALQTGGLCPANWKPGQATL; from the coding sequence ATGGCAGAACGTATGGTAGGAAAACAAGCCCCACGCTTTGAAATGGATGCAGTATTTACGAATAAAGAATTTGGAAAAGTAAGTTTAGAAGAAAACATGAAAAACGATAAATGGACAGTACTTTTCTTCTATCCGATGGATTTCACTTTCGTTTGTCCAACAGAAATTACTGCAATGAGCGATCGTTATGATGAATTCGAAGATTTAGATGCAGAAGTAATCGGTGTATCTACTGATACAATTCACACTCATTTAGCATGGATTAAAACAGATCGTAAAGACAACGGCTTAGGAGATTTAAAATATCCTTTAGCAGCTGATACAAACCATGTTGTATCACGTGAATATGGTGTGTTAATTGAAGAAGAGGGTGTTGCTCTTCGTGGATTATTCATCATTAACCCAGAAGGTGAACTACAATATGCTGTTGTTAACCACAACAATATTGGACGTAGTGTCGATGAAACATTACGTGTCCTTCAAGCACTTCAAACTGGCGGACTTTGCCCTGCAAACTGGAAGCCAGGTCAAGCTACACTTTAA
- the mobB gene encoding molybdopterin-guanine dinucleotide biosynthesis protein B — protein sequence MGRVFQVVGYQNSGKTSFVVDYIKAAVKQNLKVGTIKHHGHAQALEFKDQDKDTGKHRQAGAYVSLVEGNGSFVLTSEKLSLSLQQLISFYNLIDLDIIIIEGFKSALYPKVVLIRSIEDLPILNNVHNIYCIVTNINLPLELTKRYKVFNDSKESIDCLLLNKVGDVIG from the coding sequence ATGGGCAGAGTCTTTCAAGTAGTTGGTTATCAAAATAGCGGAAAAACGAGCTTTGTGGTCGATTATATCAAGGCGGCTGTTAAGCAAAATTTAAAAGTTGGAACAATTAAACATCATGGTCATGCCCAAGCGCTTGAGTTTAAAGATCAGGATAAGGATACAGGAAAGCATCGTCAGGCAGGTGCATATGTTTCACTTGTAGAAGGAAATGGGTCATTTGTGCTTACCTCTGAAAAATTATCCTTATCCTTACAACAGTTGATATCATTTTATAATCTGATAGATTTAGACATCATAATTATCGAAGGGTTTAAGTCTGCCCTCTATCCAAAAGTTGTCCTTATTAGGTCGATTGAAGATTTACCGATATTAAATAATGTTCATAACATTTACTGTATCGTTACTAATATAAATCTTCCTTTAGAGCTGACGAAACGATACAAAGTCTTTAATGATTCAAAGGAAAGTATTGATTGTTTATTACTAAATAAAGTAGGTGATGTAATTGGATAA
- a CDS encoding molybdenum cofactor guanylyltransferase, giving the protein MHNIVGVLLAGGESRRFGQPKAFAKFKELTFWEHSYDAMKNITDRQLIISHPALVERFRDDSLCQVFTDNEEVKGKGPLAGIYTAMEIENAEWFVVLSCDIPYINEKTIQTLLDLRHQNVKAVIPNIKGKLHPLIGVYHKSILSIISKQLENHEHKMISLLEKIAVLYVSENDIDVDLKSFSNINSQKDYLQLGIDENKTDY; this is encoded by the coding sequence TTGCATAACATAGTGGGAGTATTATTAGCAGGCGGAGAATCAAGGCGATTCGGACAACCTAAAGCTTTTGCAAAATTTAAAGAACTCACGTTTTGGGAGCACTCGTATGATGCCATGAAAAATATAACGGATCGACAATTAATCATTAGTCATCCAGCTTTAGTTGAACGATTTAGAGATGATTCACTATGCCAGGTATTCACTGATAATGAAGAAGTAAAAGGCAAGGGACCATTAGCGGGAATTTATACGGCAATGGAAATTGAAAATGCCGAATGGTTTGTTGTTTTATCCTGTGATATTCCATATATTAATGAAAAAACGATTCAGACCTTACTGGATTTAAGACATCAAAATGTAAAAGCAGTAATCCCAAATATAAAAGGGAAACTTCATCCGCTAATCGGAGTTTATCATAAGTCAATTCTTTCGATTATTTCGAAACAACTTGAAAATCATGAGCATAAAATGATTTCGCTACTTGAAAAAATCGCAGTGTTATATGTCTCTGAAAATGATATCGATGTCGATCTAAAAAGCTTTTCTAATATTAATTCACAAAAGGATTACTTACAATTAGGAATAGATGAAAATAAAACAGATTATTAA
- a CDS encoding molybdopterin molybdotransferase MoeA: MVEKRKPIAVKDAIEKVLGFSRVGQIEHVALQESYGRFLAVDLVADHAVPPFDRSPYDGFAIRSIDTISASADLPVEFEVIDEIGAGYVSDHLLGERQAIRIMTGAQIPNGCDAVVMLELTKVSKRNDKVFMSIKRPFKKGDNISFAGEDTLKGSTLVKKGAYITPGIVALLATFGYDTVPVVYKPRIGIIATGSELLDVRETLVPGKIRNSNSFMIEAQCRRGGAKPIYFGKLMDNLDECFLAVQNALRSVDFLITTGGVSVGDYDYLPEIYKRLGANVLFNKVAMRPGSVTTVAEVNGKLLFGLSGNPSACYVGFELFVRPIVRTFLHNERPHLQKIKAVLGKDFLKPNPFTRFVRGQLTFSDGKISVSPVGLDKSNVVTSLADANVFIVLPGGSRGYQMGDMVDVLLIEDQTGSETSWAESFK, encoded by the coding sequence ATGGTGGAGAAGAGGAAACCAATTGCGGTAAAGGATGCAATTGAAAAGGTATTGGGTTTTTCAAGGGTTGGACAAATTGAACATGTTGCTTTACAAGAAAGTTACGGAAGATTCTTAGCGGTAGATTTAGTTGCAGATCATGCTGTACCTCCATTTGACCGCTCTCCATATGATGGATTTGCTATTCGTTCAATTGATACAATCTCTGCAAGTGCTGATCTTCCAGTTGAATTTGAAGTCATTGACGAAATCGGGGCAGGTTATGTAAGTGATCATTTATTAGGAGAAAGGCAAGCGATTAGAATTATGACTGGTGCGCAAATACCTAATGGCTGTGATGCTGTTGTGATGTTAGAATTGACAAAAGTGTCCAAGAGAAATGATAAGGTGTTCATGTCTATCAAAAGACCATTTAAAAAAGGGGATAATATTTCTTTTGCTGGTGAAGATACACTAAAAGGCAGTACGTTGGTGAAAAAAGGTGCTTATATTACCCCGGGAATCGTCGCGTTACTTGCAACCTTTGGTTATGATACAGTACCTGTTGTTTATAAACCTCGTATTGGAATTATTGCGACAGGCAGTGAGCTTTTAGATGTAAGGGAAACGTTAGTGCCTGGAAAAATTAGAAATAGTAATTCATTTATGATTGAGGCACAATGTCGTAGAGGCGGAGCGAAACCAATCTATTTTGGAAAGTTAATGGACAACCTTGATGAATGTTTTCTTGCAGTACAGAATGCACTTCGAAGCGTTGATTTTCTAATCACAACTGGTGGCGTATCAGTTGGGGATTATGATTATTTACCGGAAATTTACAAACGATTGGGTGCGAATGTTTTATTTAATAAAGTGGCGATGCGACCAGGAAGTGTTACAACAGTTGCAGAGGTAAACGGAAAATTATTATTTGGTCTTTCTGGGAATCCATCTGCGTGTTATGTTGGTTTTGAATTATTTGTCAGACCAATCGTGCGCACATTTTTACATAATGAGCGCCCGCATTTACAGAAAATAAAAGCTGTTTTAGGAAAAGACTTTTTAAAACCAAATCCGTTTACTAGATTTGTTAGAGGGCAGCTTACATTTTCTGATGGGAAAATCTCAGTTTCGCCTGTTGGATTAGATAAATCAAATGTTGTTACATCACTTGCAGATGCAAATGTATTTATCGTTTTGCCTGGTGGATCTAGAGGCTATCAAATGGGGGATATGGTTGATGTGTTGCTAATCGAGGATCAAACAGGAAGTGAGACATCATGGGCAGAGTCTTTCAAGTAG
- a CDS encoding TlpA family protein disulfide reductase produces the protein MKLREPMPELTGATEWLNGEVTREELIGEKPTLIHFWSISCHLCKEAMPQVNEFRDKYKDKLNVIAVHMPRSEDDLNIDDIKKIAAEHDITQPIFVDSEHKFTDTLENQYVPAYYVFDKEGKLRHFQAGGSGMKMLEKRVNRVLAELENAE, from the coding sequence ATGAAATTAAGAGAACCTATGCCTGAACTTACTGGTGCAACTGAATGGTTAAACGGAGAAGTTACAAGGGAGGAGCTAATTGGTGAGAAGCCGACTCTCATTCATTTCTGGTCAATTAGTTGTCACTTATGTAAAGAGGCAATGCCTCAAGTAAATGAATTCCGTGATAAATATAAAGATAAATTAAATGTTATCGCTGTACATATGCCTCGTTCAGAAGATGATTTAAACATTGATGACATTAAAAAAATTGCGGCAGAACACGATATTACGCAGCCGATCTTTGTAGATAGTGAGCATAAATTTACGGATACGTTAGAAAATCAATATGTACCTGCTTACTATGTATTTGATAAAGAAGGAAAATTACGTCATTTCCAAGCGGGTGGAAGCGGCATGAAGATGCTAGAAAAACGTGTGAATCGTGTGTTAGCTGAACTTGAAAATGCTGAATAA
- the moaD gene encoding molybdopterin converting factor subunit 1, whose translation MIKVLLFAHLQEKAGQESLEIDRSPMTVEELKDLVGTKYELGTLNHVMVAVNEEYALDDDIIHSGDVVALIPPVSGG comes from the coding sequence ATGATAAAAGTTTTATTGTTTGCGCATTTACAAGAAAAAGCCGGCCAAGAAAGCTTAGAAATTGATCGTTCTCCAATGACGGTAGAGGAGTTAAAAGATTTAGTCGGTACAAAATATGAGTTAGGAACATTAAACCATGTGATGGTAGCAGTGAATGAAGAATATGCATTAGATGATGATATCATTCATTCAGGTGATGTTGTTGCCTTGATACCACCAGTAAGTGGAGGGTAA